In Pseudemcibacter aquimaris, the sequence TGTCCACAATAAATATGTTGTCGAGGGGCTTCAAAAACGTGGGGCAATTTTCGTTGATGAACTTGATGAAGTGCCAAACGATAAGCCGGTTGTTTTTTCCGCGCATGGCGTTCCAAAATCTGTTCCGGCTGAGGCCGAAAGCAGAAAAATGCTTTATATCGATGCGACATGCCCGCTGGTCAGTAAGGTTCACCGCGAAGCAGAACGATATGATAAGCAAGGTTCAGAAATTGTTATGATCGGCCATAAAGGTCATCCTGAAGTCATCGGCACGATGGGACAGTTACCAGAAGGGGCAATTCATCTGGTTGAAGATACTTCTGATGTTGAAAAGCTTGAATTAAGCAATTCTGACAATGTGGCATATATCACGCAGACAACATTATCCCTTGATGACACATCAGAAATTATTGAAGCGTTAAAAGGAAAATTTCCATCCATTAAAGACCCGAAAAAAGAAGACATCTGTTATGCAACAACAAACCGTCAAAACGCGGTTAAGGAGTTAGCTAAAAAAGCGGATATGGTTTTGATTATTGGGGCGCCGAATAGTTCCAATTCAAGGCGACTTGTTGAAGTTGCCCGTAAATATGGATGTAGATCAGAGCTTATCCAAAGGGCGGCTGAAATAAATTGGGAATGGTTTGATGACATTAAATCTGTTGGGATTTCTGCGGGAGCTTCTGCACCGGAAATTTTGGTCGAAGAAGTGATGAACGCGTTTAAAGAAAAATTTGAAACGAAGGTGGAGAATATTCTTACCGTTGAAGAAAACGTAACCTTTAAAGTACCGGCAATTTTAACGAAGGATGATGCATAATGGCCGTTTATACACATGTGACAGCCAATGACATTGCAGAATTTTTGGAAGCTTTTGATGTTGGCGAGGTTGTATCCTTTAAAGGCATTGCGGAAGGCGTTGAAAATTCAAATTATCTTCTAGCCACGACCAAGGATAAATTCATTCTGACGTTATTTGAAAAACGTGTGAATGAAGATGATTTGCCGTTTTTTATGAACCTAATGAAACATTTATCTGATAAGGGCATAAATTGTGCAGAGCCAGTCGCCGATAAAAATGGCGAGGTTTTAAAAACATTATGTGGTCGTCCAACGGCGCTTATTGGCTTTCTTAATGGACTGTCTGTCACAAAGCCATCTGCAAAAAATTGTCGTGATCTGGGCATTGCGATGGCAGAAATGCATTTAGCCGTTGCGGATTTTGACATGAGCCGTGCCAATGATCTTTCGCTTGCTGGTTGGGTTGAACTTGCTGAAAAATGTGAAACTCGCGCTGATGAATGCAAGCAGGGTTTATCAGCCATCGTTCATAATGAAATGGAATTTTTAAAGGATGCATGGCCGAATAATTTACCGGAAGGGATAATCCACGCCGACCTTTTCACTGACAATGTATTCTTCCTTGATGATGAGCTATCCGGCTTAATTGATTATTATTTCTCATGTCATGATGCGCTTGCCTATGATGTTGCGATTTGTATAAATGCCTGGTGTTTTGAAGAGGATGGATCATTTAACGCAACTAAGGCCGCAAACCTTGTTAAGGGATATCAAAGCATAAGGCCCCTGACAGATGAAGAAATTGATGCTTTGCCAATTCTTTGTCGCGGCTCAGCAATGAGATTTTTGCTAACCCGTTTATATGATTGGTTAAATCAGGTTGAAGGGGCACTAGTAAAAGTGAAAGATCCGCTTGAATATTTATCCAAGCTTCAATTTCATCAGAAAGTTAAATCTGCTGGTGAATATGGCGTGGAAACATCATGATGAAAGAAGTGATTATTTATACCGATGGTGCATGTTCAGGTAACCCCGGCCCGGGGGGATGGGGTGCGCTTTTGATGCACGGTGATAACATCAAAGAAATCATGGAAGGTGCGTTTGAAACCACCAATAACCGTATGGAACTTACCGCGGCCATCGAAGCGTTAAATGCTTTGAAAAAACCATGTAAGGTCATTTTACATACAGATAGCACATATGTGAAAGACGGCATTACCAAATGGATCGAAAATTGGAAGAATAACGGCTGGCGCACATCCAATAAAAAACCGGTTAAGAATGTTGAACTGTGGCAAGCGCTTGATGAGGCGGTATCTCGTCATGACATAACCTGGAAATGGGTTAAAGGTCATGATGGCGACGAAGGAAATGAACGCGCTGATGAACTCGCCAATATGGGTATGAATAATTACAAGGTGTTATAATTTATGCGTGATGAAGTTTTTAAAGCAATTGATGTTGCTGATAGCGTGGCCTTAAAGCTGCTGCTGGAACAAGATGCTAATCTGGCATCATGCCGCAGCAATGATGGTATGTCGGCGGTTTTATTTTCGCTTTATATCAATAGACCGGAAATCACTGAAGTTTTGCTTTCCTATGAACCGGATCTTGATATTTATGATCTGGCTGCACTCGGTGGGGCAGGGCAGATATCTGTGATACTCGCTACGGAACCAAAATCAGTTCATGAATATAGTGGGGATGGATTTACCGCGCTTCATGTGGCTAGTTATTTTGGTCATGCCGATGTTGTGAAGCTATTATTGGATCATGGGGCAGAAGTGGACAAACTTGCCATGAATGGCAGCGATCTTACGCCCTTACAAAGTGCGGTATCAAATTGTAATGTTGAGGCATTAAAGGTGCTGCTAGAATTTAATCCGGATGTGAATGTCAAAATGATGGGTGGTTTTACACCTCTTATGACAGCTTATGCCCTCGAAGATGAAGAAATTGCGGAGTTATTAATTACCGCGGGTGCAGATAAGGATGCAAAAGCGGACGATGGTAGGTCGGTTGCTGATTTCGCCAATTTGTCCGGCAATAAATAAGTTTTACATACATTTTTATAAATTAAAAAACCCCCCTTGATTTCTCAAGGGGGGTTAATTTTATCTTTTGTGTTGTGAGCCACCGAAGCAGCTCACACTCTTCTAATAGAATTAGAAGTTAGCTTTAACACGTGCGTAGTATTTACCACCCATCCAGTCCATGCCACCGAAGTCCATGTACTGACGACCACGTAGACCGGAACGCTCAACAACTTCAGGATTCTTCTTAGGGAAGGTATTCATGATGTTGTCAGCACCGATTGTTACAGAGAACTGCTCATCAACATCATATGTGATGGCTAGGTCAAAGTAAACGCGGCTTGGGTTTTCGTCAACGCGGTAAGCAGATAGGTCAGAAGTTGTACCAATGTAGTCACCGTTGTTGTCGAAACCAGTTACACGACGCATTGTTGACCACCAACGAGCACGACCCATAACACTCACATTGTCCATGTTCCAGTTAGCTGTGAACGTAGCTTTGTGAGGGAAGTTGTTTAGGTTTTCTTCGTTGAATAGGTCATAGTCACTCATAGCGTGCTCTGTCACGTTAAGTTTAACGTGAGCATAAGCAGCTGTCAGACGTAGTGTACTGTCTTCAAGATCGATGTTGTGTGTAGCAACGATTTCGATACCACGAACACGACGCGCACCTTCGTTTACAAGGAAGTCAACACGGTTAAGTGTTTCCGCACCTGGGATACCAAGAGCTTCGATTTGAGCAAATTCAGCTGGGTAATCATCACGGTCAAATGTTGGTGAGTCTGTGATAGAGTTACGTAGCTTGATTTGGAAGAAGTCAACAGTGATGTTTGTGTCATCACCTGGTGTCCAAACAAAACCAGCAGAAAGGTTGCGAGCTAGCTCAGGACCAAGTACCACGCCACCGAAGATTTGTGCTACTGGGCTATCTGCTACGAATGTACCAGACTGAGTTTGCGTACCGTCAGCACGGAAACCTGTACGTACCTGTGTATTGTTGATCTGACCCACTGTCGGAGCGTGGAAGCCTGTTGAGGCAGCGCCACGGAAAGCAAGTGTATCTTCGATCAACTGGTAACGAGTTGCGATTTTCCATGAGAAGTTGTCACCGAAGTCTGTGAAGTCTTCGTAACGACCAGCGATAGCGATATTGAAGTCTTCTGTTACGTCAGCATCAATATCAAGGTAAGCAGCCCAGTTTGAACGACGAGCGTCAAACACAACGCCTGGTGCGAAACCGCCGAAGCCGTCAGAACCAACGTTTAGGTCACCTGCAAGTGGACCTGGTCTCCATGAACCCCAACCGCTGTATGTGCGGCCAGAACGTTCGATTTCACCAGCACCAGTAATTTTGTAGTATTGGTCAGTACGGTATGTACCACCAAACGCTACGTTTAGGTTTTCAACAGCGTCTGTGTCTACTGTGTAAACAAAGTCAGCACCAACTTGACGTTCGATGTTCACAAGTGAACCAATGTAGAACGCAGTAGGAGCAGCACCATAGTTGATTGAACCATCATCATTCATAGGCGCGCCCATTGATGGGTTTGCTGTGTCATAGATGTAGTTGTCAACGCGGTTACGACCAACAGAACCCCAGATATCCCAACCTAGGCCATTGTCAAGTTCGCCTTTGAAACCAAGGTATGAACCTAGGTCTTGTGAATCCATTTCAAACCAAGGTGTGAAACCGTTTGGATGGATGTTACGAGCTTGGAAACCACCATTTGGATTTAGAGTACTTGGATGTAGAGGAGCTTGTGGGGCGATTGTTCTTAGCAGGTATGAATATTGGTCAGCCGCAGCTTGGCCATATGCATCTCTGTATGAGTTATAATCGAAAGATACTACGTCAAACACACCGAAGTTATCACGTGTTGAACCATCAAATGTCGCACCAGCACCACCAGCACCTGAACGGTATGTTGATGGGAAGCTTGGACGATAGTTGAATGGCTCTTTGTGATACTTACGTGAGAAGTTACCAAATGCATATACAGATGAGTTCTCACCGATTTCCATTTCTGAGTTCCATGTTACAGTGAACTGTGTCTCACGGTTAATACCGTAAGGAGCTACTGTATCAGGGTCTAGATCGCCTGGATCAGCAAATTCATATTGCCAACCTTGTGAGCCGTCCATACCTGGAAGACTGTAACCGCTTTCGCCGTCTAGGAAGAATTGGTCAGCGAATTCACCGCTGTTACCCCAGTCAAGAAGAGCATCGTTACGTGTTGCACCTGAGTTTGCAGCTAGGAATGCAGAAACGTGAGCTTCTTGTGCATTGTATTTTTCAATGTGGTCAAGAGCAAACAGATGGTTTGTTGCACGATCTGTTGGATCAGTTGCACCATATGAAGCTGTTACTGTTAGGAAACCACGGTCAGCAAGTGAGATACCAGCTTTAGAAGCAAGTACGTATGAGAAACCGTCGCCTTCATAGTATTGACCGAAGTTAGCTTCAGCAGAAATACCTTCTGAGTCGTCAAGTGTTAGGTTAACAACACCAGCAACCGCGTCAGCACCGTACTGAGCAGCAGCACCGTCACGTAGGATTTCAAGGCTCTTAAGAGCGTTTACTGAAAGTGAGCCAACGTCAGCAGCCTGCCAACCACCGTAAGTGATGATTGCAGAACGGTGCATACGCTTACCGTTTAGAAGTGTAAGAACTTCACCTTGGTGTAGACCACGAAGTGATGAACTACGAACTAGTGAGTCACCATCGGAGATCGCATCACGTTCCACAGAGTAAGATGGAGATACAGCTTGCATCGCATCTTTCATGTTTAGTGATGGTGTAGCTTGAAGTTCAGCAGCTTGGATAACGTCAACTGGAACGTTTGAGTCAAGAGCCGTACGACCCTTCACACGAGAACCAACCACTGTGATTGTATCTTCTTCTTGACCGTCTTGCGCAACCGCCATATCAGCGATTACAAGAGCAGGTAGAGAAGCAGATAGAAGTAGTAATTTTTTCATATCTAAAAATTCCTCCCAAAAAGCCAGTAACATGTGTCACATGACTGATTGATAGTTTATACTTAAAGGCTGAGATCAATATCCCAACCTCGCGAATGACAAGATTGTTGCAATTAAAATGATAACCAAAAGGATATCCAAAATAACAGCAATCCTGCCAATAGGTGTAATTAGCAATAATCAGAAAGTTTATTCATAAGGACCATTCGAGATGTTCTTTTTATGATTATATAGCAATGCTAAATGTTTAATTTTTCTAATTAATTGCTAGCCGATACCATAAATTAATCGCAAAATGTTGGCTATTGGGGGATTCACCCTAATGCATAACTATGTGTTTGTTTGTTAGAGTCAATCGTCTTTGCATATTAAGTATATTTTCGTTTGATAGAAAATTCCTCCAAATGATTGTATAGAAGACATCTTACTACCGTAAACGGACGAGTTCATCTCGTCCGTTTTAGTTTATGAGAAAGATTTTATAATCTCTCGCTAAAGAAAATGTAATTTGCAAAGCGTAATCTGCTTTATTACTCTTTAAACGGGTAGGGGGGGCGATTGTTTCAATCTCACGTTTAAGTGATACGGTTTGATTGTGTAGATACTGCCAGTTTCTCATATGATTCCTTCAAGTTATTTTAATTGTTTTAAACTTAATAGGAAATATGCAGTTTTTAATAATTTCTTAATAGGGGGATTCCCCCAATTGAGATTTGAGGGAGCTGTCGTGTAAATTTATAAG encodes:
- a CDS encoding ankyrin repeat domain-containing protein gives rise to the protein MRDEVFKAIDVADSVALKLLLEQDANLASCRSNDGMSAVLFSLYINRPEITEVLLSYEPDLDIYDLAALGGAGQISVILATEPKSVHEYSGDGFTALHVASYFGHADVVKLLLDHGAEVDKLAMNGSDLTPLQSAVSNCNVEALKVLLEFNPDVNVKMMGGFTPLMTAYALEDEEIAELLITAGADKDAKADDGRSVADFANLSGNK
- the ispH gene encoding 4-hydroxy-3-methylbut-2-enyl diphosphate reductase; translated protein: MMNTEMNLYIANPRGFCAGVDRAIHIVELALEKYGAPVYVRHEIVHNKYVVEGLQKRGAIFVDELDEVPNDKPVVFSAHGVPKSVPAEAESRKMLYIDATCPLVSKVHREAERYDKQGSEIVMIGHKGHPEVIGTMGQLPEGAIHLVEDTSDVEKLELSNSDNVAYITQTTLSLDDTSEIIEALKGKFPSIKDPKKEDICYATTNRQNAVKELAKKADMVLIIGAPNSSNSRRLVEVARKYGCRSELIQRAAEINWEWFDDIKSVGISAGASAPEILVEEVMNAFKEKFETKVENILTVEENVTFKVPAILTKDDA
- a CDS encoding homoserine kinase, producing the protein MAVYTHVTANDIAEFLEAFDVGEVVSFKGIAEGVENSNYLLATTKDKFILTLFEKRVNEDDLPFFMNLMKHLSDKGINCAEPVADKNGEVLKTLCGRPTALIGFLNGLSVTKPSAKNCRDLGIAMAEMHLAVADFDMSRANDLSLAGWVELAEKCETRADECKQGLSAIVHNEMEFLKDAWPNNLPEGIIHADLFTDNVFFLDDELSGLIDYYFSCHDALAYDVAICINAWCFEEDGSFNATKAANLVKGYQSIRPLTDEEIDALPILCRGSAMRFLLTRLYDWLNQVEGALVKVKDPLEYLSKLQFHQKVKSAGEYGVETS
- a CDS encoding TonB-dependent receptor plug domain-containing protein, whose translation is MKKLLLLSASLPALVIADMAVAQDGQEEDTITVVGSRVKGRTALDSNVPVDVIQAAELQATPSLNMKDAMQAVSPSYSVERDAISDGDSLVRSSSLRGLHQGEVLTLLNGKRMHRSAIITYGGWQAADVGSLSVNALKSLEILRDGAAAQYGADAVAGVVNLTLDDSEGISAEANFGQYYEGDGFSYVLASKAGISLADRGFLTVTASYGATDPTDRATNHLFALDHIEKYNAQEAHVSAFLAANSGATRNDALLDWGNSGEFADQFFLDGESGYSLPGMDGSQGWQYEFADPGDLDPDTVAPYGINRETQFTVTWNSEMEIGENSSVYAFGNFSRKYHKEPFNYRPSFPSTYRSGAGGAGATFDGSTRDNFGVFDVVSFDYNSYRDAYGQAAADQYSYLLRTIAPQAPLHPSTLNPNGGFQARNIHPNGFTPWFEMDSQDLGSYLGFKGELDNGLGWDIWGSVGRNRVDNYIYDTANPSMGAPMNDDGSINYGAAPTAFYIGSLVNIERQVGADFVYTVDTDAVENLNVAFGGTYRTDQYYKITGAGEIERSGRTYSGWGSWRPGPLAGDLNVGSDGFGGFAPGVVFDARRSNWAAYLDIDADVTEDFNIAIAGRYEDFTDFGDNFSWKIATRYQLIEDTLAFRGAASTGFHAPTVGQINNTQVRTGFRADGTQTQSGTFVADSPVAQIFGGVVLGPELARNLSAGFVWTPGDDTNITVDFFQIKLRNSITDSPTFDRDDYPAEFAQIEALGIPGAETLNRVDFLVNEGARRVRGIEIVATHNIDLEDSTLRLTAAYAHVKLNVTEHAMSDYDLFNEENLNNFPHKATFTANWNMDNVSVMGRARWWSTMRRVTGFDNNGDYIGTTSDLSAYRVDENPSRVYFDLAITYDVDEQFSVTIGADNIMNTFPKKNPEVVERSGLRGRQYMDFGGMDWMGGKYYARVKANF
- the rnhA gene encoding ribonuclease HI gives rise to the protein MKEVIIYTDGACSGNPGPGGWGALLMHGDNIKEIMEGAFETTNNRMELTAAIEALNALKKPCKVILHTDSTYVKDGITKWIENWKNNGWRTSNKKPVKNVELWQALDEAVSRHDITWKWVKGHDGDEGNERADELANMGMNNYKVL